The DNA region GTCGGCGAATACAGCCTGGGCGTGTCGGGCGTGGTGGCGGCGGTGGTGGCCGGGCTGGTGGTCTCGGCGCTGGGCCGGTCGCATGTGGCGCCTGAGAACTGGCGGCATCTGCTGAACGTGTGGGAGCAGATCGCCTTCTGGGCCGGGTCGATGATTTTCGTGCTGGCGGCGCTGATCGTGCCGCGGCTGATGGAGGACGTCGATATCTATGACATCCTGACCATCGCCACGCTGGCGCTGCTGGCGCTGATCGGCCGGGCGCTGACCCTGTGGCTGCTGCTGCCGGTGCTGAGCATGTTGAGGCTGTCGGCCAGGGTGTCGCACAGCTATCGGGCGGTGATCCTGTGGGGTGGCCTGCGCGGCGCGGTGACACTGGTGCTGGCGCTGGGCGTGGTCGAGGCGCCGGGCCTGTCCGACGGCCTGAAGCGCTTCGTGGCGGTGACCGCGACCGGCTATGTGCTGTTCACGCTGTTCATCAATGGCACCACGCTTCGGCCGCTGATTTCCTGGCTGGGGCTGGACCGGCTGTCACCGGTGGGCGAGGTGCTGCGCCGCCAGGTGCTGGCGCTGTCGCTGACCGATGTCAGGGGGGCGGTCGAGGATGCCGGACGACGCTATGACGTGAGCCCGACCGTGGTGCGCGAGGTGGCCCAGTCTTACGCCCGCCGCGCCGATCAGGTGTCGAGCGATACCGATATCGAGACCGAGATCGCCGATCGTGAACGGCTGGGCGTGGGGCTGGTGGCACTGGCGGTGCGTGAGCGCGGACTGATTCTGGATCTGCATGAGCGTCGTACCCTGTCGACCGCCACCGTCGACCGGCTGCTGCGCCTGACCGAAGCGCTGCTGGAAGGCGGCCGCAATGAAGGCCGCCTGGGCTATATGCGCGTGGTGCGCACCGCACTCGATTTCGAGCACGGATTCCGGGTCGCCTATTGGCTGCACCGGCGGATGCGCATCGACCGGCCGCTGGCGCGCCGGCTGGCCAACCGGTTCGAGATGCTGCTGGCCTTCCGGCTGGCGATCCAGGAACTCAGGCCCTATGTCGACGAGCGGATCCGGCCGATGCTGGGCCGGCGCATCGCCGAGCTGATCGCCGACATGCTTGATGGCCGCGCCCGCCAGGTGGCCGGTGCGCTGGATGCCATGCGGCTGCAATATCCCGATTATGCCGAGGCGCTGGAACGACGGTTCCTGGCGCGGATGGCCGAACGCCACGAACTGGCCCGTTATGACGCACTGGCCGAGGAAGGCCTGCTGGATGCGGAACTGCATGACGATCTGCGCCGGGGCGTGACGGCGGCTGAAGCCCGCCGCGACGCCCTGCCGCGGCTGGATCTGGGCCTGGACACCAACGAGCTGATGCGCCGCCTGCCGCTGTTCGTGGAACTGGGCGACGACATGCGCGCCCGTGTCCGCCAGTTGCTGCGGCCGGTCTTCGTGCTGCCGCGATCGGTGATCTTCCGGGCTGGCGACAAGGGCGACGGGGTGTATTTCATCTCGTCGGGCGCGGTCGAGGTGCGGATCGAGGACCGGCGTATCAGGCTGGGCCGTGGCGACTTTTTCGGCGAGATGGCGCTGCTCGACCACCGTCCGCGCAGCGCCGAGATCGCCGCCCTCGGCTATTGCCAGTTGTTGTTTCTGGATGCCGGCGACTTCCGGCGCCTGATCGGCGGCGACGAGACCCTGCTGCACAAGTTCGAGACCATTGCCAGGACGCGTGCGGCCCAGAACCGCAGCGCCGCCACCTGAGGGGGTGCGGCGCCCGGTCAGGCAACGCGCGGCCGCTCAGGCCCCGATGCGGCAGCGGGTCAGGCGGGTGCCGCCATCCAGCAGCAGGGTGGTCTCGGACGGGGCGGTGCGCGCGATCAGCCGGCCGGCGCGGA from Tistrella bauzanensis includes:
- a CDS encoding cation:proton antiporter; translated protein: MTTGGITGLVLTLALLLVVIAAIQPLARRLGLASNVLLAAVGVAIGALAAFLLFTSFTDVFNEAARAVVYLRIDSQTIITVFLPLLLFQTALTIDVRRLLDDIAPILLLAVVAVVVTTAAIGLGLSAIFGVPLLGCLLLGAIVATTDPAAVVAIFRDIGAPGRLTRLVEGESLLNDATAIALFSVLMAALVTARATGVEEPGSAMLLDAANDLAVGLIGGAVFGLVVGRLVVAGLLLLDDIKAAEATLTLAGAYIIFVVGEYSLGVSGVVAAVVAGLVVSALGRSHVAPENWRHLLNVWEQIAFWAGSMIFVLAALIVPRLMEDVDIYDILTIATLALLALIGRALTLWLLLPVLSMLRLSARVSHSYRAVILWGGLRGAVTLVLALGVVEAPGLSDGLKRFVAVTATGYVLFTLFINGTTLRPLISWLGLDRLSPVGEVLRRQVLALSLTDVRGAVEDAGRRYDVSPTVVREVAQSYARRADQVSSDTDIETEIADRERLGVGLVALAVRERGLILDLHERRTLSTATVDRLLRLTEALLEGGRNEGRLGYMRVVRTALDFEHGFRVAYWLHRRMRIDRPLARRLANRFEMLLAFRLAIQELRPYVDERIRPMLGRRIAELIADMLDGRARQVAGALDAMRLQYPDYAEALERRFLARMAERHELARYDALAEEGLLDAELHDDLRRGVTAAEARRDALPRLDLGLDTNELMRRLPLFVELGDDMRARVRQLLRPVFVLPRSVIFRAGDKGDGVYFISSGAVEVRIEDRRIRLGRGDFFGEMALLDHRPRSAEIAALGYCQLLFLDAGDFRRLIGGDETLLHKFETIARTRAAQNRSAAT